In a genomic window of Pseudoxanthomonas indica:
- the metX gene encoding homoserine O-succinyltransferase MetX — MSFATATVSSLVSPLPVHDSAATFAAAASAVASRRGEIALELPMRHAGARLVRVRYELQGVEGAPVVFVAGGISAHRHLSPTAEFPEKGWLNELVGAGRALDPAHRQLLAIDFVGADGKLDVPIDTADQADVIARLLEALDIAQLQACVGYSYGALVGLQLALRHPQRLQRLIAVSGAHRAHPYAAAWRALQRRAVSLGQLQCADAQGLSLARQFAMLSYRTPEEFEERFDAAPEIVHGRVRCAAEDYLDAAGSQYVARTPVTAYLRLSESIDLHRIDASAIRVPTTVVAVEGDRLVPLSDSVTLVEGLGTLGSLRVLRSPYGHDAFLKETDRIDAILKTVLIPTTASPAPTSAERGNGATV, encoded by the coding sequence ATGAGCTTCGCCACCGCCACCGTCAGTTCCCTCGTCTCCCCGCTGCCCGTGCATGACAGCGCCGCCACGTTTGCCGCCGCCGCTTCGGCTGTTGCGTCGCGTCGCGGCGAAATCGCGCTCGAATTGCCCATGCGACACGCCGGCGCCCGCCTGGTGCGCGTGCGCTATGAATTGCAGGGCGTGGAGGGCGCGCCGGTGGTGTTCGTGGCCGGCGGCATTTCCGCGCATCGGCACCTGAGCCCCACTGCGGAGTTCCCGGAAAAAGGCTGGCTCAACGAACTGGTCGGTGCGGGTCGCGCGCTGGATCCGGCGCACCGGCAATTGCTGGCGATCGATTTCGTCGGCGCCGACGGCAAGCTCGACGTGCCGATCGATACCGCCGACCAGGCCGATGTGATCGCACGCCTGCTGGAAGCCCTGGACATCGCGCAGTTGCAGGCATGTGTCGGCTACTCCTACGGCGCGCTGGTCGGTTTGCAGTTGGCACTGCGGCACCCGCAGCGCCTGCAGCGCTTGATCGCGGTCAGCGGCGCCCATCGTGCACATCCTTATGCCGCCGCCTGGCGCGCGCTGCAGCGGCGTGCGGTCAGCCTCGGCCAGTTGCAGTGCGCCGATGCGCAGGGACTGTCGCTGGCGCGCCAGTTCGCCATGCTCAGCTACCGCACCCCGGAAGAATTCGAAGAGCGCTTCGACGCTGCGCCGGAAATCGTCCATGGCCGCGTGCGTTGCGCCGCCGAGGATTATCTGGACGCGGCCGGCTCGCAGTACGTGGCGCGCACACCGGTGACTGCCTACCTGCGCCTGTCCGAATCCATCGATCTGCATCGCATCGACGCCAGCGCCATCCGCGTGCCCACCACCGTGGTCGCGGTGGAAGGCGACCGGCTGGTGCCGCTGTCCGATTCGGTGACCCTGGTCGAAGGCCTGGGCACGCTGGGCAGCCTGCGCGTGCTGCGCTCGCCGTATGGCCACGACGCCTTCCTGAAAGAAACCGATCGCATCGACGCGATCCTCAAAACCGTCCTCATCCCCACCACCGCCAGCCCGGCCCCGACTTCCGCCGAGCGCGGCAATGGAGCAACCGTATGA
- a CDS encoding O-succinylhomoserine (thiol)-lyase: MTRFDATADISCCPATAAVRAGIDRDTAYGAVTPPIVLSSNFSFDGFGNKREYDYTRSGNPTRDLLGEALAELEGGVGAVITSTGMGAINLVLNALLQPGDRLVVPHDAYGGSWRLFNALAKKGHFELITADLTDPRSLADALAQSPRLVLIETPSNPLLRITDLRFVIEAAHKAGALTVVDNTFLSPALQKPFEFGADVVVHSTTKYINGHSDVVGGAVVARDADTHQQLVWWANALGLTGSPFDSFLTLRGLRTLDARLRVHQENATAIAELLDGHAAVSQVYFPGLAAHPGHAVAARQQKGFGAMLSVELHGGEAAVRAFVDGLRYFTLAESLGGVESLVAHPASMTHAAMTAEARAKAGISDGLLRLSVGIEATEDLIADLQAGLARAERAAAGGERKLADA, encoded by the coding sequence ATGACTCGTTTTGACGCCACCGCAGACATTTCCTGTTGTCCCGCCACCGCCGCCGTGCGCGCCGGCATCGATCGCGACACCGCCTACGGCGCGGTGACGCCGCCGATCGTGTTGTCGTCCAACTTCAGCTTTGACGGCTTCGGCAACAAGCGCGAGTACGACTACACCCGCAGCGGCAATCCCACTCGCGATCTGCTGGGCGAAGCGCTGGCCGAACTGGAAGGCGGCGTGGGCGCGGTGATCACCTCCACCGGCATGGGCGCGATCAACCTGGTGCTCAACGCCCTGCTGCAGCCCGGCGACCGGCTGGTGGTGCCGCACGATGCCTACGGCGGCAGCTGGCGCCTGTTCAATGCGCTGGCCAAGAAGGGCCACTTCGAGCTGATCACCGCCGACCTGACCGACCCGCGATCGCTGGCCGATGCGCTGGCGCAGTCGCCGCGCCTGGTGCTGATTGAAACCCCGTCCAATCCGCTGCTGCGCATCACCGATCTGCGCTTCGTGATCGAAGCCGCGCACAAGGCCGGCGCGCTGACCGTAGTCGACAACACCTTCCTCTCGCCGGCGCTGCAGAAGCCGTTCGAGTTCGGCGCCGACGTGGTGGTGCATTCCACCACCAAGTACATCAACGGCCACAGCGATGTGGTCGGCGGCGCCGTGGTGGCTCGCGATGCCGACACCCACCAGCAACTGGTGTGGTGGGCCAATGCGCTGGGCCTGACCGGCTCGCCGTTCGACAGCTTCCTGACCCTGCGCGGCCTGCGCACGCTGGATGCGCGCCTGCGCGTGCACCAGGAAAACGCCACCGCCATCGCCGAACTGCTGGATGGCCACGCGGCCGTCTCGCAGGTGTATTTCCCCGGCCTGGCCGCGCATCCGGGCCATGCCGTGGCCGCGCGCCAGCAGAAGGGCTTTGGCGCGATGCTCAGTGTTGAACTGCATGGCGGCGAAGCCGCTGTACGCGCCTTCGTCGATGGCCTGCGCTATTTCACCCTGGCCGAATCGCTCGGTGGCGTGGAAAGCCTGGTCGCGCATCCGGCTTCGATGACGCACGCCGCCATGACCGCCGAAGCGCGCGCCAAGGCCGGCATCTCCGACGGCCTGCTGCGTTTGTCGGTGGGCATCGAAGCGACCGAGGATCTGATCGCCGATCTGCAGGCCGGCCTGGCCCGCGCCGAACGCGCGGCGGCCGGCGGCGAACGAAAACTCGCCGACGCATGA
- a CDS encoding homoserine dehydrogenase: MSTVVQLATARRRVPRLALLGTGVVGTAFVGRYSRLRDQLDRLPEFTWLANSRSLQACSAGLADALELARQAPAQASALPPWAEAESLHAGDVVVDATASETVADWHAEWLSRGIHVVTANKLGNGGALQRSQAILRARHLGASHYGDSATVGAGLPLLRSLRALVAGGDRIHRVEGILSGSLAWLFNHYDGVRPFSGFVRQARDAGYTEPDPRDDLSGEDVRRKLLILARAAGIDLHAEQVQVESLVPASLASLSVTEFDARMEALDAPLAERFQQAEQAGAKLRFVGRFDSQGASVGLQALPESHPFCAGGGTDNRVAIYSDRYAEQPLVVQGPGAGAEVTAAALLDDVLNIVR; encoded by the coding sequence ATGAGCACCGTCGTCCAACTGGCCACGGCGCGCCGCCGCGTACCGCGTCTGGCCCTGCTCGGCACCGGCGTGGTCGGCACCGCGTTTGTCGGTCGTTATTCGCGCCTGCGCGATCAGTTGGACCGCCTGCCGGAGTTCACCTGGTTGGCCAATTCTCGCAGCCTGCAGGCCTGCAGCGCGGGCCTGGCCGACGCGCTGGAACTGGCGCGGCAGGCGCCCGCACAAGCCTCGGCGCTGCCGCCGTGGGCCGAAGCCGAATCGCTGCACGCCGGCGACGTGGTGGTCGACGCCACCGCCAGCGAGACCGTGGCCGACTGGCATGCCGAATGGCTGTCGCGCGGCATCCATGTGGTCACCGCCAACAAATTGGGCAACGGCGGCGCGCTGCAGCGTTCGCAGGCCATCCTTCGCGCCCGCCATCTAGGTGCGTCGCACTATGGCGACAGCGCCACCGTCGGCGCCGGCTTGCCGCTGCTGCGCAGCTTGCGCGCGCTGGTAGCCGGGGGGGATCGCATCCACAGGGTGGAAGGCATCCTGTCCGGATCGCTGGCGTGGTTGTTCAACCACTACGACGGCGTGCGGCCGTTCTCGGGCTTCGTGCGCCAGGCGCGCGATGCCGGTTATACCGAACCTGATCCGCGCGACGATCTGTCCGGCGAGGACGTGCGCCGCAAGCTGCTGATCCTGGCGCGGGCGGCCGGCATCGATCTGCACGCCGAACAGGTGCAGGTGGAATCGCTGGTGCCGGCGTCGCTCGCATCGTTGTCGGTGACGGAATTCGACGCGCGTATGGAGGCGCTGGATGCGCCGTTGGCGGAGCGCTTCCAACAGGCGGAGCAGGCGGGTGCGAAGTTGCGTTTCGTCGGCCGCTTCGACAGCCAGGGCGCCAGCGTTGGCCTGCAGGCTTTGCCGGAATCGCATCCCTTCTGTGCCGGCGGCGGCACCGACAATCGCGTGGCGATCTACAGCGATCGTTATGCGGAACAGCCGTTGGTGGTGCAGGGACCCGGCGCTGGTGCGGAAGTCACCGCGGCGGCGTTGCTGGACGATGTGTTGAACATCGTCCGCTGA
- a CDS encoding L-serine ammonia-lyase, translating into MAVSTFDLFKIGIGPSSSHTVGPMRAAARFVARWLQEPGRLHEVARIRAEVFGSLALTGRGHGTDKAVLMGLEGHYPNEIDPDIIPPALARIRGEKRVLLGGTHAVAFEEKRDLLMNKRQKLPYHTNGMRFTAYDANDEVIATRDYYSVGGGFVVNQDDAAVDRIVADETPLPYPFKSGDELLAQCQRSGLSIAQMMFENETCWRSPDEIREGLRAIWNAMQACVSRGIREEGTLPGGLHVSRRAPALNRELSLRPEAAMRDPLTVLDWVNLYALAVNEENAAGGRVVTAPTNGAAGIIPSVMHYFDRFCPGANEQRIFDFLLTAAAIGILYKENASISGAEVGCQGEVGVACSMAAGGLVAALGGSPSQIENAAEIGMEHNLGLTCDPIGGLVQIPCIERNAMGAVKAINASRMAMRGDGKHKVSLDKVIKTMRDTGRDMQDKYKETSRGGLAVNVIEC; encoded by the coding sequence ATGGCAGTCAGCACTTTCGACCTTTTCAAGATCGGCATTGGCCCGAGTTCCTCCCACACCGTCGGCCCGATGCGGGCAGCGGCGCGCTTTGTCGCGCGCTGGCTGCAGGAGCCCGGCCGCCTGCACGAGGTGGCGCGGATCCGCGCCGAAGTCTTCGGCTCGCTGGCCCTGACCGGGCGCGGCCACGGCACCGACAAGGCCGTGCTGATGGGCCTGGAAGGCCATTACCCCAACGAGATCGACCCGGACATCATCCCGCCGGCGCTGGCGCGCATCCGTGGCGAGAAGCGGGTGCTGCTGGGAGGCACGCACGCGGTGGCGTTCGAGGAAAAACGCGACCTGCTGATGAACAAGCGGCAGAAGCTGCCGTACCACACCAATGGCATGCGCTTTACCGCGTATGACGCCAATGATGAAGTCATCGCCACCCGCGATTACTACTCGGTCGGCGGCGGCTTTGTGGTCAACCAGGATGACGCGGCGGTGGATCGCATTGTCGCCGATGAAACCCCGCTGCCCTACCCGTTCAAGAGCGGCGATGAATTGCTGGCGCAGTGCCAGCGCAGCGGTCTGAGCATCGCGCAGATGATGTTCGAGAACGAGACCTGCTGGCGCAGCCCCGACGAGATCCGCGAAGGCCTGCGCGCCATCTGGAATGCGATGCAGGCCTGCGTGAGCCGCGGCATCCGCGAGGAAGGCACGCTGCCTGGTGGCCTGCATGTGTCACGCCGCGCACCGGCGTTGAACCGCGAACTGTCGCTGCGGCCGGAAGCGGCCATGCGCGATCCGCTGACCGTGCTGGACTGGGTCAACCTGTACGCCTTGGCGGTGAACGAAGAGAACGCCGCTGGTGGCCGCGTGGTCACCGCACCCACCAATGGCGCGGCCGGCATCATCCCCTCGGTGATGCATTACTTCGATCGCTTCTGCCCCGGCGCCAACGAACAGCGCATCTTCGATTTCCTGCTCACCGCCGCGGCCATCGGCATCCTCTACAAGGAAAACGCCAGCATCTCCGGCGCCGAAGTCGGTTGCCAGGGCGAGGTAGGCGTGGCCTGTTCGATGGCCGCCGGTGGCCTGGTCGCCGCGCTCGGCGGCAGCCCCAGCCAGATCGAGAATGCCGCCGAAATCGGCATGGAGCACAACCTGGGTCTGACCTGCGACCCGATTGGCGGGCTGGTGCAGATTCCCTGCATCGAGCGCAATGCGATGGGCGCGGTGAAGGCCATCAACGCCAGCCGCATGGCCATGCGCGGCGACGGCAAGCACAAGGTCTCACTGGACAAGGTGATCAAGACCATGCGCGACACCGGCCGCGACATGCAGGACAAGTACAAGGAAACCAGCCGCGGCGGGCTGGCGGTCAACGTTATCGAGTGTTGA
- a CDS encoding glutaredoxin family protein, whose product MRLTLFQRDDCHLCDLALEVLAAARVPEFDSVFIDDDPALEERYGVRVPVLRREDNGAELDWPFGADEVKAFSPL is encoded by the coding sequence GTGCGCCTGACCCTGTTCCAACGCGATGACTGCCACCTCTGCGACCTGGCGCTGGAGGTGCTGGCCGCCGCGCGCGTGCCGGAATTCGACAGCGTCTTCATCGACGACGACCCGGCGCTGGAAGAACGCTACGGCGTACGCGTGCCGGTGCTCAGGCGCGAAGACAATGGCGCCGAGCTGGACTGGCCGTTCGGCGCCGATGAGGTGAAAGCTTTCTCGCCTTTGTAG
- a CDS encoding YceI family protein, whose product MIRTTARLALAGLLAAAALPAFAADYVQAPGSTLIFASNYQGETFVGRFGGFNTTVSFDPANLATAKLDVTIQLAGTKTGNDDRDSTLADADFFHVSKFAQARYTASKFRALGGNQYAADGTLSLRGVSKPVTLTFTWTPGAQPVLAGKASVKRLDFGVGGGDWADPATIPNDVAISTKVVLKAK is encoded by the coding sequence ATGATCCGTACCACCGCTCGCCTGGCCCTGGCCGGCCTGCTTGCCGCCGCTGCCTTGCCCGCCTTCGCCGCCGACTATGTGCAGGCGCCGGGCTCGACCTTGATCTTCGCCAGCAACTACCAGGGCGAAACCTTTGTCGGTCGCTTTGGCGGCTTCAACACCACGGTCAGCTTTGATCCGGCCAACCTGGCCACGGCCAAGCTCGACGTCACCATCCAGCTGGCCGGCACCAAGACCGGCAACGATGATCGCGACAGCACCCTGGCCGATGCGGACTTCTTCCATGTCAGCAAGTTCGCGCAGGCGCGCTACACCGCCAGCAAGTTCCGTGCGCTGGGTGGCAACCAGTACGCCGCCGACGGCACCCTGAGCCTGCGCGGCGTCAGCAAGCCGGTCACCCTGACCTTCACCTGGACCCCGGGCGCCCAGCCCGTGCTGGCCGGCAAGGCCAGCGTCAAGCGCCTGGACTTCGGCGTGGGCGGCGGCGATTGGGCCGACCCGGCGACCATTCCGAATGACGTGGCGATCAGCACGAAGGTTGTATTGAAGGCGAAGTGA
- a CDS encoding cytochrome b: MSLKNTAERWGAVSQLFHWLIVILLLVIAYIGLTMGDLPNGPRKINIYALHKSIGLTILGLVALRVFWRVYAGAPLAVPGTPGWQHRIATLTHGALYLLMFAIPLSGWVLNSAAGYPLQWFKLFNLPAITGRNHDLHELAESVHETLFWVLVVLVVMHAAAAFYHHLFQNDDTLRRMLPARRRVLASPTAPPPEETAP; the protein is encoded by the coding sequence ATGAGTTTGAAAAACACCGCCGAGCGCTGGGGCGCGGTCAGCCAGTTGTTCCATTGGTTGATCGTGATCCTGCTGCTGGTCATTGCCTATATCGGCCTGACCATGGGCGATCTGCCCAACGGTCCGCGCAAGATCAACATCTATGCACTGCACAAGTCGATTGGCCTGACCATCCTGGGATTGGTGGCGCTGCGTGTGTTCTGGCGGGTGTATGCGGGTGCGCCGCTGGCGGTGCCGGGTACGCCTGGATGGCAGCACCGCATTGCCACGCTCACCCATGGCGCGCTGTATCTGTTGATGTTCGCGATTCCGCTGTCGGGCTGGGTGTTGAACTCTGCCGCCGGCTACCCGCTGCAGTGGTTCAAGCTGTTCAACCTGCCGGCCATCACCGGCCGCAACCACGACCTGCATGAGCTGGCCGAAAGCGTCCACGAAACCCTGTTCTGGGTGCTGGTGGTGCTGGTGGTCATGCACGCAGCCGCAGCCTTCTACCATCACCTGTTCCAGAACGACGACACCTTGCGACGCATGCTGCCCGCGCGCCGCCGCGTGCTCGCCTCCCCCACCGCTCCGCCCCCCGAGGAGACCGCTCCATGA